From Pseudovibrio sp. Tun.PSC04-5.I4, a single genomic window includes:
- a CDS encoding threonine dehydratase, whose translation MLTLAALEDASHQLRRYMAPTSLFSWPLLNDALGCEVFIKHENHAPTGSFKARCALTYLLRQSERHVSSASFVAATRGNFGLGMAWAARSIGQRAAIVVPQGTSKETTAAIQSYGAFLIEHGRDFEEAHAFACQMAEDSNQVLAPGFDYDLVLGAATYALEIFRALKDLDAIYVPVGLGTGICGLISVRNLFGLKTRIIGVVSEKADGCARSIETGEYMLTSSADTFAEGIGVRGPAREAFALIRSGAERIIRVSEDEIAEAIRLLFRTTHNAAEGAGAAALAGLSKERGELQGKKASFILCGQNINRTWMARVLHGDTPTA comes from the coding sequence ATGCTCACACTGGCAGCCCTTGAAGATGCATCCCACCAGTTGAGGCGCTATATGGCACCAACATCGCTGTTCAGCTGGCCTTTGCTGAATGATGCTTTGGGCTGCGAAGTCTTCATCAAACATGAAAACCATGCTCCGACTGGCTCCTTTAAGGCTCGGTGTGCACTGACTTATCTTCTCCGACAATCCGAACGGCATGTCAGCTCTGCCAGCTTTGTTGCTGCCACACGTGGTAATTTTGGGCTTGGTATGGCTTGGGCTGCCCGTAGCATTGGCCAACGGGCTGCTATTGTGGTGCCTCAAGGAACTTCCAAAGAAACGACAGCAGCGATCCAGAGTTACGGTGCGTTTTTAATTGAGCATGGCAGGGATTTTGAAGAGGCTCATGCATTCGCTTGCCAGATGGCTGAGGACTCAAATCAGGTCCTCGCGCCCGGCTTTGACTATGATCTCGTCTTAGGGGCAGCCACTTACGCTCTTGAGATCTTCCGTGCCCTTAAGGACCTAGATGCCATTTATGTTCCCGTCGGACTCGGAACAGGGATTTGTGGACTGATTTCCGTTCGTAACCTCTTTGGCCTTAAGACCCGTATTATCGGTGTTGTCTCTGAAAAAGCCGATGGGTGCGCCCGATCCATTGAGACCGGCGAATACATGCTCACCTCCTCAGCCGATACATTTGCCGAAGGTATTGGCGTTCGCGGCCCTGCACGAGAAGCGTTTGCTTTGATCCGCTCCGGGGCAGAACGTATCATCCGCGTAAGTGAAGATGAGATTGCAGAGGCCATCCGCCTGTTATTCAGAACCACCCATAATGCAGCAGAGGGCGCCGGGGCAGCCGCACTGGCAGGGCTCTCAAAAGAGCGGGGGGAGTTACAAGGCAAAAAGGCCTCCTTCATCCTCTGTGGCCAGAATATAAACCGGACCTGGATGGCTCGCGTTCTCCATGGCGACACGCCAACTGCGTAG
- a CDS encoding PAS domain-containing sensor histidine kinase — MADFVFKRRQRPIRFTWELDRNGCFRSFSKEFGELLGPQDAGLIGLPFDVVRKKFKMGKVPIITKAIKKQRAFTGATVLWPICNTAKVVPLDLSAQPVETNDGEFDGLRGFGVIRSVDAKKTEEDVDPIAVLAKLHTAMQAEDESEPAEEGNFPVSSSAETVIVPVLTLEHEQPERFIQEELAPLEALAIEETAEFTEVFEETRITAPGFLQSEPDIPELLIDFDEEEDEDEVSPEVEPEAQHKDEPAAEVENPEASEPVAVEQDNTETDGISLQSSENSEPVEDTALEIEATPEQEETFLQLTDDDVTPDPADPLEIAVPVDVVQVNDLPATDMETEPEAAEEDLQRFEEDLTEAAEIEVPEVPQKQAAPSKAPEPTSKDDFARAIANLPDAPRKKRRSGPRSLAELTNSIVRLVDKHPASRENFGLSKPERDAFDKIAQALSADKKEEKAATSSPHPEPSAEPTPITADETAAIAVAETDVVDDTPLAPIADNIIPLPAEPVSRGQTFETRLDVADAGPKQDNVTHVVLPRVPPDIEEAAERAREKTGRIPDKPIVAPIDPRLLDRLPIGVAVVSGRDVVYANDTLLELMGYERFEALNEAGGLEAIFAEPEECPAPSSQTVDRIVHVRLAAGGVLSVDARMHAVPWNGAQALMISVVEKVQNAPEAAAPTAPVTVVESAPSLQLQHAQSRIMELESVLATATDGVLVVDQKGIIRSANHSAKALFNAEEDDLLGALLTRFLADESHVAALDYLDGLVANGVSSVLNDGREVICQTLDGDIFPTFLSMGRVNTSDERLFCAVLRDITQFKRAEEELVSSRLKAEKANTHKSEYLTKISHEIRTPLNAVIGFSEVMQEERFGELGNPRYKEYARDINRSCSHMLTLINDLLDLAKIEAGKMDLTFEAVSAADIISECVALLQPQANDQRVIIRASTPLSVPKVVADPTTLRQITLNLLSNAIKFNRSGGQVIVSLVLEPNGEVHLRIRDTGHGMSKDDLEAALQPFRRLNASATTEGSGLGLPLTKALVEANRASFSINSEEDEGTLVEVIFPPQRVLAE; from the coding sequence GTGGCTGACTTTGTCTTTAAGCGCCGTCAGAGGCCTATCCGCTTCACATGGGAGCTGGATCGTAACGGGTGCTTTCGCAGCTTCTCGAAGGAGTTTGGCGAACTTCTTGGACCGCAGGACGCTGGCCTGATCGGCTTGCCGTTTGATGTGGTGCGTAAGAAATTCAAAATGGGCAAAGTGCCTATAATTACAAAAGCAATCAAAAAACAGCGTGCCTTCACTGGCGCGACGGTCCTTTGGCCCATCTGCAATACTGCGAAAGTGGTTCCGCTGGATTTGTCTGCCCAACCGGTTGAAACCAATGACGGTGAGTTTGATGGCTTGCGCGGGTTTGGTGTCATTCGCAGTGTGGATGCGAAAAAGACTGAGGAAGATGTTGACCCGATTGCTGTTCTGGCCAAATTGCACACTGCAATGCAGGCGGAAGATGAGTCTGAGCCAGCAGAAGAAGGCAATTTCCCTGTTTCCAGCTCTGCTGAGACTGTAATCGTTCCTGTGTTGACATTGGAGCATGAGCAGCCAGAACGCTTTATTCAGGAAGAACTCGCTCCTTTAGAAGCTCTTGCTATAGAAGAGACCGCCGAGTTTACCGAGGTTTTTGAAGAGACCCGCATCACCGCGCCGGGCTTTTTACAGAGTGAACCAGATATTCCTGAGCTCCTTATCGATTTCGACGAGGAAGAAGATGAAGATGAGGTCTCCCCGGAGGTTGAACCGGAAGCGCAGCATAAAGACGAACCTGCTGCTGAGGTTGAAAACCCAGAAGCATCTGAACCTGTAGCTGTTGAACAGGATAACACTGAAACTGACGGTATTTCTCTGCAAAGCTCCGAGAACTCAGAGCCTGTAGAAGACACTGCCTTAGAGATCGAAGCAACTCCAGAACAGGAAGAAACCTTCCTTCAGCTAACTGATGACGATGTGACGCCTGACCCAGCTGACCCGCTTGAGATTGCCGTTCCTGTTGACGTTGTTCAGGTTAACGACCTCCCTGCAACAGACATGGAAACTGAACCGGAGGCTGCAGAAGAGGATCTGCAACGGTTTGAAGAGGACCTCACAGAAGCTGCTGAGATTGAAGTTCCCGAGGTTCCTCAGAAACAGGCCGCTCCAAGTAAAGCGCCTGAACCAACCAGCAAGGATGATTTTGCGCGCGCAATCGCAAACCTGCCCGATGCTCCACGAAAGAAACGCAGGTCCGGACCACGCAGTCTTGCTGAGCTGACCAACAGCATTGTTCGTTTGGTAGACAAACATCCCGCCTCTCGTGAGAACTTTGGTCTTTCCAAGCCTGAACGAGACGCCTTTGATAAAATTGCTCAGGCGTTAAGTGCCGATAAGAAAGAAGAGAAGGCTGCAACATCTTCTCCTCATCCGGAACCATCAGCAGAACCTACTCCTATCACCGCGGATGAAACTGCGGCAATTGCCGTTGCTGAAACTGATGTGGTTGATGACACTCCATTAGCACCAATTGCCGACAACATTATCCCGCTTCCGGCAGAGCCCGTGTCTCGCGGCCAAACCTTTGAAACGCGTCTTGATGTGGCTGATGCGGGACCAAAGCAGGACAATGTAACCCATGTTGTGCTGCCTCGTGTTCCACCGGACATTGAAGAAGCTGCTGAACGTGCACGTGAAAAGACAGGCCGTATTCCAGATAAGCCTATCGTTGCGCCTATAGATCCGCGCTTGCTGGACCGTTTGCCGATTGGCGTTGCTGTGGTGAGTGGCCGTGATGTGGTTTATGCAAACGATACCCTGCTTGAACTGATGGGTTATGAACGCTTTGAGGCGCTGAATGAGGCAGGTGGTCTTGAAGCGATCTTCGCTGAACCGGAAGAATGCCCAGCTCCAAGCTCTCAGACTGTGGATCGTATTGTTCACGTGCGGCTGGCGGCTGGCGGCGTCCTTTCCGTTGATGCACGCATGCATGCTGTGCCGTGGAATGGTGCGCAGGCATTGATGATTTCTGTCGTCGAAAAAGTGCAGAACGCTCCCGAGGCTGCAGCTCCAACTGCCCCTGTAACTGTTGTTGAAAGCGCACCAAGCTTGCAGCTTCAGCATGCTCAATCACGCATCATGGAGCTGGAATCTGTATTAGCAACGGCAACCGATGGAGTGCTTGTTGTTGACCAGAAAGGCATCATCCGCAGTGCAAATCATTCAGCAAAAGCTCTCTTTAATGCAGAAGAAGATGATCTTTTGGGCGCACTACTAACGCGGTTTTTGGCGGATGAAAGCCACGTTGCTGCTCTGGATTACCTTGATGGTTTGGTTGCCAACGGTGTTTCCAGCGTGTTGAATGATGGCCGTGAGGTCATTTGCCAGACACTTGATGGCGATATTTTCCCGACTTTCCTCAGTATGGGCCGCGTCAATACATCCGATGAGCGGTTGTTCTGCGCTGTTTTGCGCGACATTACTCAGTTCAAACGGGCAGAAGAAGAACTGGTTAGTTCACGTTTGAAGGCTGAAAAAGCCAATACTCATAAGTCTGAGTATCTCACAAAAATCAGCCATGAAATCCGAACACCGCTGAATGCAGTGATCGGCTTCTCTGAAGTTATGCAGGAAGAGCGTTTCGGGGAGCTTGGCAACCCTCGCTATAAAGAATACGCCCGCGACATTAATCGCTCTTGTTCTCACATGCTTACGCTTATTAACGACTTGCTTGATCTTGCCAAGATTGAAGCTGGTAAGATGGACCTGACGTTTGAGGCTGTTTCTGCCGCTGATATCATCAGTGAATGCGTCGCGCTTTTGCAACCGCAAGCAAATGACCAACGGGTGATTATTCGGGCTAGTACACCTCTTTCCGTACCCAAGGTTGTTGCTGATCCCACAACACTGCGACAAATCACGCTGAACTTGCTTTCCAATGCGATCAAGTTCAACCGCTCCGGTGGGCAAGTTATTGTCTCACTGGTGCTGGAGCCAAATGGTGAAGTGCACTTGCGCATTCGCGATACCGGGCATGGAATGTCTAAGGATGATCTGGAAGCGGCCTTGCAACCATTCCGCCGCCTGAATGCTTCTGCTACGACTGAAGGGTCTGGTCTTGGTCTTCCATTAACCAAAGCCTTGGTGGAAGCCAATCGCGCATCCTTTTCAATAAATTCTGAAGAGGATGAGGGTACGCTGGTCGAAGTCATCTTCCCGCCTCAGCGAGTTCTTGCGGAATAA
- a CDS encoding phasin family protein has protein sequence MVDTKVPFEVPEQMREFADRSIDQARKAFDHFMDATETAVSSMEGASNPMQVDSAGMHRQALTFAEQNVNSAFELAQRMFQAQNMEELVGLQTEYLHKQMELSGAQVREMGEKASQAVNEVAKKAGEFQ, from the coding sequence ATGGTAGATACAAAAGTTCCCTTTGAAGTCCCAGAGCAGATGCGTGAGTTTGCTGATCGCAGCATCGATCAAGCACGCAAAGCTTTCGATCACTTTATGGATGCAACTGAAACCGCTGTTTCCAGCATGGAAGGTGCCTCCAACCCGATGCAAGTCGATTCAGCAGGCATGCATCGTCAAGCATTGACCTTCGCTGAGCAGAATGTGAATTCCGCCTTTGAACTGGCACAACGTATGTTTCAGGCACAGAATATGGAAGAGTTAGTGGGTCTGCAAACCGAGTACCTCCACAAACAGATGGAACTTTCTGGGGCGCAGGTGCGCGAGATGGGAGAAAAAGCATCTCAAGCCGTCAACGAAGTGGCCAAAAAAGCCGGCGAATTCCAGTAA
- a CDS encoding phasin family protein, with product MTTTKIDTKKIESKAEEAASKPTKSIENEVFAMNKMEVPAFIQQMTEKSADQAREGYAKVKSASEEASVMMEDAMEVTRDGFMEMNLKAVDAAKDNSEAVFSHMRELFGVKNISEAIELQSSFSRKQYDTVSQQVKEIQESASKLATTVSQPAKEVFTKSMKDMKLA from the coding sequence ATGACCACTACGAAAATTGATACCAAAAAAATTGAGAGCAAAGCTGAAGAGGCTGCGTCCAAACCTACAAAATCTATCGAGAATGAGGTGTTTGCAATGAACAAGATGGAAGTGCCTGCATTTATCCAGCAGATGACTGAAAAAAGCGCTGATCAGGCCCGTGAGGGTTACGCTAAAGTGAAATCCGCTTCTGAAGAAGCTTCCGTCATGATGGAAGACGCTATGGAAGTGACGCGCGATGGCTTCATGGAAATGAACCTCAAGGCCGTTGATGCTGCCAAAGACAACTCTGAAGCAGTTTTCTCACATATGCGCGAACTTTTCGGTGTGAAGAACATTTCTGAAGCAATTGAGCTTCAGTCCAGCTTCAGCCGTAAACAGTACGACACTGTGAGCCAGCAGGTGAAAGAGATACAAGAGTCAGCTTCCAAACTAGCGACCACTGTGTCCCAGCCAGCGAAAGAAGTTTTCACTAAATCAATGAAAGATATGAAGCTCGCATAA
- a CDS encoding carboxylesterase family protein produces MKILLVLAFSLLSCSWSFAQDASRAGQLLFAPNQPAPPPQPCLTLSNKKVLCGKADGSGSQLLSVFKGVQYGQAKRWQTATVFDEYEPNGYEALDYGARCPQPIAKPDQPIRGIEDCLYLNIWAPAGAIKNLSKLPVMVFFHGGGFLAGGSNTNYRTADGQILDLYDGKPFAADQNVILVTVNFRLGILGTLSTEGTTGQEPANGGNYGFQDQQVALKWVKKHITTFGGDPEQVTLFGVSSGAMAIGLHLFSNDQSKDLFKAAIMQSSAAGYRYRNKEEGKNLFYFYLKCLRSVIRNPEADECALTAQLDDLDNATTRQVLLAQNLMLVSNYKKGVFLSALPGSILFSPIIDGQFLTEQPDKKMATGSDKPLMFGITKDEGVLFANYVDAGGGLNAISYNNILARDFENPMQVVNQFGYGAQTPAAHGLRPKSPATALSNLIENYMLTCPNMAANIKAEKPTTNMWFYLFAQTDVANLMKPPSNPAVKNVCGPHNEWNNSCHASELPFVFNNMPPVATQEDKDLAVKMNALWAQFAKTPEAGPATDWKLWSWPKTGNPSNFNVLQGANQDKTYEDLFEQSDCGFWLGEVIEKNVNAILIPDQMPK; encoded by the coding sequence ATGAAGATACTGCTTGTTCTTGCCTTCAGCTTGCTCAGCTGTTCGTGGTCATTCGCGCAGGATGCCTCCCGAGCAGGACAATTGTTGTTTGCCCCCAATCAACCTGCTCCCCCACCGCAACCCTGTCTCACCTTGAGCAACAAAAAAGTGCTGTGTGGCAAAGCCGATGGCAGTGGCAGTCAGTTGCTGAGCGTTTTCAAAGGCGTTCAATACGGTCAAGCAAAGCGATGGCAAACTGCCACGGTTTTTGATGAGTATGAGCCCAATGGGTATGAGGCGCTGGATTACGGAGCCCGTTGCCCTCAACCTATTGCCAAGCCTGATCAACCAATTCGCGGGATTGAAGATTGCCTTTACCTCAACATCTGGGCGCCTGCCGGAGCTATCAAAAACCTGAGCAAATTGCCTGTCATGGTTTTTTTCCATGGCGGTGGGTTTCTTGCTGGTGGGTCCAACACCAACTATCGCACTGCGGATGGCCAGATCCTCGACTTATATGATGGTAAACCCTTCGCTGCGGACCAAAACGTCATTCTGGTAACGGTCAATTTTCGACTTGGCATTCTGGGCACATTGTCGACTGAAGGAACAACGGGACAAGAACCAGCCAATGGCGGCAATTACGGTTTTCAAGACCAACAAGTTGCCCTTAAGTGGGTGAAGAAACACATCACCACATTTGGCGGAGATCCGGAGCAAGTCACTCTTTTCGGGGTAAGCTCTGGTGCAATGGCAATCGGCTTGCATCTGTTTAGCAATGACCAATCCAAGGATTTATTCAAAGCAGCTATTATGCAAAGCAGCGCGGCTGGTTATCGTTATAGAAACAAAGAGGAAGGCAAAAACCTTTTCTACTTTTATCTAAAATGCTTACGCTCTGTGATCCGCAATCCCGAAGCAGATGAATGCGCGTTAACTGCACAGCTTGATGATCTGGACAACGCAACAACCCGGCAAGTGCTTCTCGCTCAGAATCTAATGCTCGTATCTAACTACAAAAAAGGGGTATTTCTCAGCGCCCTCCCCGGCAGCATCCTCTTCTCTCCAATCATTGACGGTCAATTCCTGACTGAACAGCCGGATAAAAAAATGGCAACAGGCAGTGATAAGCCGCTGATGTTTGGCATCACCAAAGACGAAGGTGTTTTGTTTGCAAATTACGTTGATGCAGGCGGGGGATTGAATGCAATCTCGTACAATAATATCCTTGCCCGTGATTTTGAGAACCCAATGCAAGTTGTCAATCAGTTTGGATATGGCGCACAAACCCCAGCGGCACATGGACTGCGGCCCAAGAGCCCGGCAACTGCACTTTCTAATCTGATAGAAAATTATATGCTTACCTGCCCAAACATGGCGGCGAACATAAAAGCAGAAAAGCCAACAACCAACATGTGGTTCTATCTTTTTGCGCAGACTGATGTGGCAAATTTGATGAAGCCACCTAGTAACCCAGCGGTCAAAAATGTTTGCGGTCCACACAATGAGTGGAATAATTCCTGCCACGCATCCGAGCTGCCATTTGTGTTTAATAACATGCCGCCAGTCGCAACGCAGGAAGACAAAGATCTTGCTGTAAAGATGAATGCGCTCTGGGCTCAATTTGCCAAAACACCAGAGGCAGGCCCTGCAACAGACTGGAAACTGTGGAGTTGGCCGAAGACCGGAAATCCATCCAACTTCAATGTTTTACAAGGCGCGAACCAAGACAAAACCTATGAGGATCTCTTCGAGCAATCAGATTGCGGATTTTGGCTTGGGGAAGTTATTGAAAAGAACGTGAATGCCATTCTCATTCCGGATCAAATGCCGAAATGA
- a CDS encoding OmpA family protein: MKKLMRAAMAIALVLSVAACTTTNPYTGQSGISNTAGGAGLGAATGAIIGAIAGGKSARVEGALVGAAAGGLLGGGIGNYMDRQENQLRTQLRSTGVSVTRNGNQIVLNMPNDVTFGVAQASLSTRAMQVLNSVALVAKEFNQTRLNVYGHTDNTGAAQYNLELSQRRADSVSSYLYSQGVNGTRIAAVGYGLTSPISSNATEAGRAQNRRVEIVLSPLN; this comes from the coding sequence ATGAAAAAACTGATGCGCGCTGCAATGGCAATTGCACTCGTCCTTTCTGTTGCTGCATGTACAACCACCAATCCGTACACTGGTCAGTCTGGCATATCTAATACTGCTGGTGGCGCTGGCCTTGGCGCAGCGACTGGTGCAATCATTGGTGCAATCGCTGGCGGCAAAAGCGCTCGCGTTGAAGGTGCTCTGGTTGGCGCAGCTGCTGGTGGCCTTCTCGGCGGTGGTATCGGTAATTACATGGACCGTCAGGAAAACCAGCTCCGTACTCAGCTTCGCTCCACCGGTGTTTCTGTTACTCGTAATGGCAACCAGATCGTTTTGAATATGCCAAACGACGTGACCTTTGGTGTTGCTCAGGCATCCCTCAGCACCCGTGCTATGCAGGTGCTCAACAGCGTGGCACTGGTTGCGAAGGAATTCAACCAGACCCGTCTGAACGTATACGGCCATACCGATAACACCGGCGCTGCTCAGTACAATCTGGAACTCTCCCAGCGTCGTGCAGATTCTGTGAGCAGCTACCTGTACAGCCAAGGCGTCAATGGCACTCGCATTGCTGCAGTTGGTTACGGCTTGACCAGCCCAATCTCATCTAACGCCACAGAAGCTGGCCGTGCGCAGAACCGCCGCGTAGAGATTGTTCTGTCTCCGTTGAACTAA
- a CDS encoding class I SAM-dependent methyltransferase: MNRNILAASHFQSAGEAYAKFRPTYPPELAEYLAAQCSQKNLALEVGCGTGQFTGLLAHRFAKIIATDVSASQIESAKPIENVRFLVEPAEQISVESGSVNLIVAAQAAHWFNLPEFYQEVRRIAHPDCVLALVNYGVLAIEDDVCNARFRQFYYDEIGPYWPPERQHVDNGYASFDFPFAELQQPELAIERNWNLEQFLGYIRTWSLVKTATKAGKSSLMENFAEELTALWNEPDKCRKITWPITMRIGRVRP, translated from the coding sequence ATGAACCGAAACATTCTCGCCGCATCGCATTTCCAATCTGCAGGTGAGGCCTATGCAAAATTCCGCCCAACCTACCCACCCGAGCTCGCTGAATATCTCGCCGCTCAATGCTCGCAGAAAAACCTTGCTTTGGAAGTTGGCTGCGGAACAGGCCAGTTCACAGGTCTTCTGGCACATCGATTTGCAAAGATTATCGCGACGGACGTAAGTGCCTCTCAAATTGAGAGTGCCAAACCTATCGAAAATGTCAGGTTTCTGGTTGAGCCTGCCGAGCAGATCTCAGTGGAATCTGGTTCAGTAAACCTCATCGTCGCTGCACAAGCCGCACATTGGTTCAATCTGCCTGAGTTCTATCAGGAAGTCCGGCGCATCGCTCATCCAGATTGCGTTCTGGCATTGGTGAACTACGGTGTGTTGGCGATTGAGGATGATGTCTGCAACGCACGTTTCCGCCAATTCTATTATGATGAGATTGGTCCATATTGGCCGCCTGAACGTCAACATGTCGACAACGGCTATGCCAGCTTTGATTTTCCATTTGCTGAGCTGCAACAACCAGAACTCGCCATTGAACGGAATTGGAATCTGGAGCAGTTCCTTGGATATATCCGCACATGGTCATTGGTAAAAACAGCTACCAAAGCAGGTAAAAGCTCCCTCATGGAAAACTTTGCTGAGGAGCTGACAGCTCTATGGAATGAGCCAGATAAATGCCGAAAGATCACCTGGCCCATTACAATGCGTATTGGAAGAGTCCGACCTTAA
- a CDS encoding MFS transporter: MLYVLANRTYRHLFLAQVIALFGTGLATVALSLLAFDIAGENAGSVLGTAFAIKMIAYVGLAPIAAALIEKLPRRAVLVGLDLVRAGIALLLPFVTEIWQIYVLIFLLQAASAAFTPSFQAVIPDVLPKEKDYTNALSLSRLAYDLENLLSPTIAAGLLLFVNFHGLFGGTVVGFLASAALVVSASFPKLKPVQNQRTVKRITQGTRIYLGTPRLRGMLAVYLAVAAGGAMVIVNTVVIVQGVFGLGTADVALALACFGGGSMITALALPKLLERMKDRSVMILGAVVMSICLSFGYFVQSIETLLPLWFFMGIGYSAAQTPSGRVLRRSSNSSDLPSVFASQFALSHVCWLIGYPVAGWVGSSFGISSAFVVMAVLAWISVASSLVLWPSSDAEVLRHSHEGLPDDDPHWKTGGEKVGKSHAHAFRIDDLHPRWPSGF, from the coding sequence TTGTTGTACGTACTTGCAAACCGAACCTACAGACATCTGTTTTTGGCGCAGGTCATTGCACTTTTTGGGACTGGCCTTGCAACCGTCGCCCTGAGCCTGCTTGCCTTTGATATTGCCGGCGAGAATGCAGGGTCCGTTTTAGGAACTGCCTTTGCCATCAAGATGATCGCTTATGTGGGACTTGCCCCAATAGCTGCGGCGCTTATCGAGAAATTACCTCGCCGAGCCGTACTGGTTGGGTTGGATCTTGTGCGGGCCGGTATCGCACTCCTCCTGCCGTTTGTTACCGAGATCTGGCAGATTTATGTCCTGATTTTCCTCCTGCAAGCTGCATCCGCTGCTTTTACACCCAGTTTTCAAGCCGTCATTCCAGATGTGTTGCCCAAGGAAAAGGATTACACCAACGCGCTCTCGCTTTCCCGTCTGGCGTATGATCTTGAGAATCTCTTAAGCCCAACTATTGCAGCTGGCCTCCTATTGTTTGTGAACTTCCATGGATTGTTTGGCGGCACTGTGGTTGGTTTCCTTGCCTCTGCTGCCCTTGTGGTTTCTGCCAGTTTTCCGAAGCTCAAACCAGTACAGAACCAACGCACAGTCAAGCGTATCACCCAAGGAACACGCATCTACCTAGGCACCCCTCGTCTACGCGGTATGTTAGCTGTTTACCTCGCCGTGGCAGCAGGCGGTGCCATGGTAATTGTCAACACTGTGGTGATTGTGCAGGGTGTGTTTGGATTAGGGACCGCAGATGTTGCACTTGCACTGGCCTGTTTCGGCGGCGGGTCCATGATCACTGCTCTTGCCCTGCCTAAGTTGCTGGAACGCATGAAAGACCGGAGTGTAATGATCCTCGGGGCTGTGGTCATGTCTATCTGCCTTAGCTTTGGATATTTTGTGCAAAGCATTGAGACCTTGTTGCCGCTCTGGTTCTTTATGGGGATTGGCTATTCCGCTGCACAGACGCCCTCTGGCCGTGTCCTACGACGCTCTTCAAACTCCAGCGACCTACCTTCCGTATTTGCGTCGCAGTTCGCCTTGAGCCATGTGTGTTGGTTGATTGGATACCCTGTCGCTGGCTGGGTGGGGTCAAGCTTCGGCATTTCCTCCGCCTTTGTGGTGATGGCCGTTCTGGCCTGGATCAGCGTTGCCAGTTCTTTGGTTCTGTGGCCCAGCAGTGATGCTGAGGTTTTACGACACTCCCACGAGGGCCTTCCTGATGATGACCCGCATTGGAAGACCGGCGGTGAGAAAGTCGGTAAGAGTCACGCACACGCTTTCCGGATTGACGATCTTCATCCAAGATGGCCGAGTGGCTTTTAA
- a CDS encoding metal-sensing transcriptional repressor, translating to MTKSHKHTSHPDIVNRLKRANGHLKSIIAMIDEERPCQEIAQQLHAVERAVLQAKKTLIYDHLDHCLKSALDDPDTDSAQTVDEIKAISRYL from the coding sequence ATGACAAAAAGCCATAAGCACACTTCGCATCCAGATATTGTTAATCGCTTAAAGCGAGCGAACGGGCATCTAAAATCGATCATCGCCATGATTGATGAAGAACGCCCTTGTCAGGAAATAGCACAACAACTTCATGCAGTTGAACGAGCTGTCTTGCAGGCGAAAAAGACCCTGATTTATGACCATCTTGATCATTGCCTGAAGAGTGCATTGGATGATCCAGATACGGACTCAGCGCAGACCGTTGATGAAATTAAAGCGATCTCCCGATACCTCTAG
- a CDS encoding nucleoside hydrolase, with product MPGKFVFVVDTDGGVDDAIALMMLIGAGKQIDFITTCFGNVNLDQATQNILDVLAVCNADIPVHKGAAGPFVGETLDATYVHGKDGLGDVERPEHELRIRSESAHYVIRDVLRKAALGGPKLQILTIGPLTNLAEVLREEPDLAEGIDRVWAMGGTCNGRGNVTAAAEFNILCDPEGAKIVLSQSINATLVPWEPCLNQALPGDVVDGIFERLGDTAPAKFAEHLCTFMRERGKRWYERDLLILPDPLAAAAILDPEVAAKTIVCGVLVETGGEYSRGATILDYEGKTPAPIISIIEQADRSKLERLFEATQAALS from the coding sequence GTGCCTGGGAAATTTGTCTTTGTCGTCGATACAGACGGTGGCGTTGATGATGCGATAGCTCTGATGATGCTCATCGGTGCTGGAAAGCAAATAGACTTCATCACCACTTGTTTCGGTAACGTCAATCTGGATCAGGCAACGCAAAATATCCTCGATGTTCTTGCTGTTTGTAATGCAGATATCCCCGTCCACAAAGGCGCCGCAGGTCCGTTTGTGGGTGAGACACTTGATGCAACCTACGTACACGGTAAAGACGGTTTAGGCGACGTTGAGCGGCCAGAGCATGAGCTGCGTATTCGGAGCGAAAGTGCACACTACGTTATTCGGGACGTATTGCGCAAAGCTGCCTTGGGTGGCCCAAAACTACAGATCCTGACCATCGGACCTCTCACCAATTTGGCAGAGGTTCTTAGAGAAGAGCCCGACCTTGCTGAAGGCATTGACCGAGTTTGGGCTATGGGCGGTACATGTAACGGTCGTGGCAATGTGACAGCAGCAGCGGAATTCAACATTCTCTGTGATCCTGAGGGAGCCAAGATCGTTCTCTCACAAAGTATCAATGCAACATTGGTGCCTTGGGAGCCTTGTCTGAATCAAGCCCTCCCAGGGGATGTCGTTGATGGTATTTTCGAGAGACTCGGAGATACTGCACCTGCTAAATTTGCAGAGCATTTGTGCACCTTTATGCGTGAGCGTGGCAAAAGATGGTATGAACGAGATCTGCTGATCCTGCCTGATCCACTAGCTGCTGCCGCTATTTTGGACCCTGAAGTAGCCGCAAAAACAATCGTCTGTGGTGTTCTTGTCGAGACGGGTGGTGAGTACAGCCGCGGCGCAACGATCCTCGACTACGAAGGCAAAACCCCAGCGCCTATCATCAGTATCATAGAGCAAGCTGATCGATCCAAGCTGGAGCGGCTCTTTGAAGCAACGCAGGCAGCTCTGTCCTAA